The following coding sequences are from one Streptomyces sp. NBC_00536 window:
- a CDS encoding YndJ family protein, whose translation MTILVNLIVTLGMLYVVPAGLRLIDPARLRTTARLWPLLAAPGALSLWLPRGAGAGTLAALYAIATVALALHAPVRLRRTRSLAPPEIAVLTALVTPGVAGAALVAERTGHRLFGFDLEILALTVPHFHFAGFTAALVAGLVCRAAAPGPWARWAAYSVPGGTLLVLAGYFVDDWAELAGAVVLTSGMWAVALLTWREIRPAARDRVTRALLAGSAAVLGITMLLALWWALGEASGLVHPTLTWMAATHGLGNALGFALCSVLAWRRLKENTS comes from the coding sequence GTGACGATACTGGTGAACCTCATCGTCACCCTGGGCATGCTCTACGTCGTGCCCGCCGGACTGCGCCTCATCGACCCGGCCCGGCTGCGCACGACCGCCCGGCTCTGGCCCCTGCTCGCCGCCCCCGGCGCCCTCTCCCTCTGGCTGCCCCGCGGCGCGGGCGCGGGCACGCTCGCCGCGCTCTACGCGATCGCCACCGTGGCGCTCGCCCTGCACGCCCCGGTCCGGCTGCGGCGCACCCGCTCGCTCGCGCCGCCCGAGATCGCGGTGCTCACCGCGCTCGTCACCCCCGGCGTCGCCGGGGCCGCGCTGGTCGCCGAACGGACGGGGCACCGGCTCTTCGGCTTCGACCTGGAGATCCTGGCCCTGACGGTGCCGCACTTCCACTTCGCCGGATTCACCGCGGCCCTGGTCGCGGGGCTCGTGTGCCGGGCCGCCGCGCCCGGGCCGTGGGCGCGCTGGGCGGCGTACAGCGTCCCGGGCGGAACCCTGCTGGTGCTCGCCGGGTACTTCGTGGACGACTGGGCGGAACTCGCCGGGGCGGTCGTCCTCACCTCGGGGATGTGGGCGGTGGCCCTGCTGACCTGGCGGGAGATCCGGCCCGCCGCGCGCGACCGGGTCACCCGGGCGCTGCTCGCCGGTTCGGCCGCCGTCCTCGGCATCACCATGCTGCTCGCCCTGTGGTGGGCGCTGGGCGAGGCGAGCGGCCTCGTCCACCCCACCCTGACCTGGATGGCCGCGACCCACGGCCTCGGAAACGCCCTCGGCTTCGCACTGTGCTCGGTGCTGGCCTGGCGCCGCCTGAAGGAGAACACCTCGTGA
- the gndA gene encoding NADP-dependent phosphogluconate dehydrogenase — MSSTAQIGVTGLAVMGSNLARNFARNGYTTAVHNRTVSKTRALVEEFGHEGTFIAAESAKEFVDALERPRRLIIMVKAGEPTDAVIREFAPLLERGDVIIDGGNAHFEDTRRRERELREQGIHFVGVGISGGEEGALLGPSIMPGGSPESWDALGPMLEKISAKAADGTPCTSHVGPDGAGHFVKMVHNGIEYADMQLIAEAYHLLREVAGYSPARIAETFRAWNRGRLDSYLIEITAEVLAHTDAATGRPYVDIVADAAEQKGTGRWTVQIALDLGVPVSGIAEAVFARAVSGHADLRAAARTLGGPVASALPAAEADAFAARVEQALYASKIVSYTQGFHQIQAGSEEYGWGVDPGAVASLWRGGCIIRAAFLDRIRAAYDARPELPSLLADERFAEEIGAAQDDWREVLATAVRQGIPVPAFAASLSYYDALRADRLPAALTQGQRDYFGAHTYRRTDREGSFHTLWSGDRSEVRTDV, encoded by the coding sequence ATGAGCAGCACCGCCCAGATCGGCGTCACCGGGCTCGCGGTGATGGGCAGCAACCTCGCCCGGAACTTCGCCCGCAACGGCTACACCACCGCGGTCCACAACCGCACCGTCTCGAAGACCCGCGCCCTGGTCGAGGAATTCGGCCACGAGGGCACCTTCATCGCCGCCGAGTCGGCGAAGGAGTTCGTCGACGCGCTGGAGCGCCCCCGGCGCCTCATCATCATGGTGAAGGCCGGCGAGCCCACCGACGCCGTGATCCGCGAGTTCGCGCCGCTGCTGGAGCGGGGCGACGTCATCATCGACGGCGGCAACGCGCACTTCGAGGACACCCGGCGCCGCGAGCGCGAACTGCGCGAGCAGGGCATCCACTTCGTGGGCGTGGGCATCTCGGGCGGCGAGGAGGGCGCACTGCTCGGCCCGAGCATCATGCCCGGCGGCTCGCCCGAGTCGTGGGACGCCCTCGGCCCGATGCTGGAGAAGATCTCCGCGAAGGCCGCCGACGGCACGCCGTGCACCTCGCACGTGGGCCCCGACGGCGCGGGCCACTTCGTGAAGATGGTGCACAACGGCATCGAGTACGCCGACATGCAGCTGATCGCGGAGGCCTACCACCTGCTGCGCGAGGTGGCCGGGTACTCCCCCGCCCGGATCGCGGAGACCTTCCGCGCGTGGAACCGGGGCCGCCTGGACTCCTACCTGATCGAGATCACGGCGGAGGTGCTGGCGCACACGGACGCGGCGACCGGCCGCCCGTACGTCGACATCGTGGCCGATGCCGCCGAGCAGAAGGGCACCGGTCGCTGGACCGTGCAGATCGCCCTTGACCTGGGGGTTCCCGTCTCCGGGATCGCCGAGGCCGTCTTCGCTCGGGCCGTCTCCGGCCACGCGGACCTGCGCGCGGCGGCACGGACGCTGGGCGGCCCGGTGGCCTCGGCGCTGCCCGCGGCGGAGGCCGACGCGTTCGCGGCCCGGGTGGAGCAGGCGCTGTACGCGTCCAAGATCGTCTCGTACACCCAGGGGTTCCACCAGATCCAGGCCGGCAGCGAGGAGTACGGCTGGGGCGTGGACCCGGGCGCGGTGGCCTCGCTGTGGCGCGGCGGCTGCATCATCCGGGCCGCCTTCCTGGACCGGATCCGGGCCGCCTACGACGCCCGGCCCGAGCTGCCGAGCCTGCTGGCCGACGAGCGGTTCGCCGAGGAGATCGGCGCCGCACAGGACGACTGGCGCGAGGTCCTGGCCACCGCCGTCCGCCAGGGCATTCCGGTACCGGCCTTCGCGGCCTCGCTGTCGTACTACGACGCGCTGCGCGCGGACCGGCTCCCGGCGGCCCTGACCCAGGGCCAGCGGGACTACTTCGGGGCGCACACCTACCGGCGCACCGACCGCGAGGGCTCGTTCCACACCCTCTGGAGCGGCGACCGCTCCGAGGTCCGCACCGACGTTTAG
- a CDS encoding lipase maturation factor family protein, producing the protein MDWFTAPGYWLGRLVFQRALAGVYVLAFAGAALQFRALIGAHGMLPVPRYVRHLTFREAPSLFQLRYSDRLFACCAWSGAALAAALAAGAGDAVPLGAAMAMWALLWALYLSVVNVGQTWYAFGWESLLLEVGFLAVFLGNARVGPPVLVLWLLRWVVFRVEFGAGLIKMRGDPCWRRLTCLYFHHETQPMPGPLSWFFHRLPRPVHRVECAANHVTQLLVPVLLFTPQPVASVAAGVIAGTQLWLVLSGNFAWLNWVTIAAALSAVDFTALAGPPPAAAARPAPLWYVVLVCALTALVLVLSRHPVRNLLSRRQVMNRSFDALHLVNSYGAFGTVGRIRDEVVVEGTADPVPRADGDWREYGFKGKPGDPRRIPRQFAPYHLRLDWLMWFAALSPGYARGWFGPFVERLLAGDRDTLRLIRHNPFPDRPPRYVRARVYRYRFTTWRELRATGAWWHRRLVGEYLPPTRLGGARSEPE; encoded by the coding sequence ATGGACTGGTTCACGGCGCCCGGCTACTGGCTCGGCCGGCTGGTCTTCCAGCGGGCCCTGGCGGGCGTCTACGTCCTCGCCTTCGCCGGGGCCGCCCTGCAGTTCCGGGCGCTGATCGGCGCCCACGGCATGCTCCCGGTCCCGCGCTACGTCCGCCACCTCACCTTCCGGGAGGCGCCCAGCCTGTTCCAACTGCGCTACTCCGACCGGCTCTTCGCCTGCTGCGCCTGGTCCGGTGCGGCGCTGGCGGCGGCGCTCGCGGCGGGTGCGGGGGACGCCGTACCCCTGGGCGCGGCGATGGCGATGTGGGCGCTGCTGTGGGCGCTGTACCTGTCCGTCGTGAACGTCGGGCAGACCTGGTACGCCTTCGGCTGGGAGTCGCTGCTGCTGGAGGTGGGGTTCCTCGCGGTGTTCCTGGGCAATGCCCGGGTGGGACCGCCGGTGCTCGTGCTGTGGCTGCTGCGCTGGGTGGTCTTCCGGGTGGAGTTCGGGGCGGGGCTGATCAAGATGCGCGGCGATCCGTGCTGGCGGCGGCTGACCTGCCTGTACTTCCATCACGAGACGCAGCCGATGCCGGGGCCGCTGAGCTGGTTCTTCCACCGGCTGCCGCGGCCGGTGCACCGGGTGGAGTGCGCCGCGAACCACGTCACCCAACTGCTGGTGCCCGTCCTGCTGTTCACTCCGCAGCCGGTGGCGTCCGTGGCGGCGGGGGTGATCGCCGGGACCCAGCTGTGGCTGGTGCTGTCGGGCAACTTCGCCTGGCTGAACTGGGTGACGATCGCGGCCGCACTCTCCGCCGTGGACTTCACCGCGCTCGCGGGCCCGCCGCCCGCCGCCGCGGCGCGCCCGGCCCCGCTCTGGTACGTGGTGCTCGTGTGTGCGCTCACCGCGCTGGTGCTGGTGCTCAGCAGGCATCCGGTCCGCAACCTGCTCTCGCGGCGCCAGGTGATGAACCGCTCCTTCGACGCGCTCCATCTGGTCAACAGCTACGGGGCGTTCGGGACCGTCGGGCGGATCCGCGACGAGGTGGTGGTGGAGGGGACCGCCGACCCGGTGCCGCGCGCGGACGGCGACTGGCGGGAGTACGGATTCAAGGGCAAACCGGGCGATCCACGCCGGATCCCGCGCCAGTTCGCCCCGTACCACCTGCGACTCGACTGGCTGATGTGGTTCGCCGCGCTCTCCCCCGGCTACGCGCGGGGCTGGTTCGGCCCGTTCGTGGAGCGGCTGCTGGCGGGCGACCGGGACACGCTCCGGCTGATCCGCCACAACCCCTTCCCGGACCGGCCGCCCCGCTATGTCCGCGCCCGGGTGTACCGCTACCGGTTCACCACCTGGCGGGAGCTGCGCGCGACGGGCGCGTGGTGGCACCGCAGGCTGGTGGGCGAGTACCTCCCGCCCACCCGCCTGGGGGGTGCCCGGTCAGAGCCCGAGTAG
- a CDS encoding NAD-dependent epimerase/dehydratase family protein — protein MKLLMLGGTEFVGRAITEDALERGWDVTVFHRGRHAPPPGAVSLHGDRLEPDGLAALATGEWDLVVDTWSHAPTAVRDAARLLHGRVRHYTYISSRSVYTYPSPAGLGEDAPLVEGSPDAEATDYAEDKRGGELAALGAFGEDHALLVRAGLIIGPYENVGRLPWWLNRVARGGPLLAPGPRDLALQYIDVRDLARWTLDAAAAGLGGPYDLVSPLGHATMGSLLDACAAATGGRVEQRWTDPAVIVKAGIEPWTELPIWLPPGELCDYLFGADVSKALAAGLTCRPIEETTADTWAWLRSLGGVAPHRPDRPQKGITAEREAELLGL, from the coding sequence ATGAAGCTGCTGATGCTGGGCGGGACCGAATTCGTGGGCCGGGCGATCACCGAGGACGCCCTGGAGCGGGGCTGGGACGTCACCGTCTTCCACCGGGGGCGGCACGCCCCGCCGCCCGGAGCCGTCTCCCTGCACGGCGACCGTCTGGAGCCCGACGGGCTCGCGGCCCTCGCCACGGGGGAGTGGGACCTGGTCGTCGACACCTGGAGCCACGCCCCCACCGCGGTGCGGGACGCGGCCCGGCTGCTGCACGGCCGGGTCCGGCACTACACGTACATATCCAGCCGGTCCGTCTACACCTACCCGTCGCCCGCCGGCCTCGGCGAGGACGCCCCGCTGGTCGAGGGCTCGCCCGACGCGGAGGCCACCGACTACGCCGAGGACAAGCGGGGCGGCGAGCTGGCCGCCCTCGGTGCCTTCGGCGAGGACCATGCCCTGCTGGTGCGCGCCGGGCTGATCATCGGCCCGTACGAAAACGTCGGGCGGCTGCCCTGGTGGCTGAACCGCGTCGCCCGCGGCGGCCCGCTGCTCGCCCCCGGCCCGCGCGACCTCGCCCTCCAGTACATCGATGTCCGCGACCTCGCGCGCTGGACCCTGGACGCCGCAGCGGCCGGACTGGGTGGTCCCTACGACCTGGTCTCCCCGCTCGGGCACGCCACCATGGGCAGCCTCCTGGATGCCTGCGCCGCCGCCACCGGCGGCCGCGTCGAGCAGCGCTGGACCGACCCGGCGGTGATCGTCAAGGCCGGTATCGAGCCTTGGACGGAGCTGCCGATCTGGCTGCCCCCGGGCGAGCTGTGCGACTACCTGTTCGGCGCGGACGTTTCCAAGGCCCTGGCGGCGGGGCTCACCTGTCGGCCGATCGAGGAGACGACCGCCGACACCTGGGCCTGGCTCCGCTCGCTCGGCGGAGTCGCCCCGCACCGGCCCGACCGCCCGCAGAAGGGCATCACGGCGGAGCGCGAGGCCGAGCTACTCGGGCTCTGA
- a CDS encoding SDR family NAD(P)-dependent oxidoreductase: MTMTEDIEEIRTYGPGIDPERLAVCLAVLDELDKLDVDHPDAVTVRRATAGIYRTVKQRRRQDRRAAKTANDKAVTEATATGSADRIDDETQGNALSAATKGPVAGILQRPRSCYVCKTRYVEVDAFYHQLCQDCAAFNRARRDARTDLTGRRALLTGGRAKIGMYIALRLLRDGAHTTITTRFPNDAVRRFKAMPDSHEWLHRLKIVGIDLRDPAQVVALADSVAGEGPLDILINNAAQTVRRSPGAYSELVAAENAPLPAGELPASEVIGTFGSGTVDRVAALPTGQGEKLTAQDVTELALVSGSASLERIAAGTAIDAGGLVPDLHDTNSWIQTVSEVDPIELLEVQLCNSTAPFILISKLRPAMAAAAAERRYVVNVSAMEGVFSRGYKGAGHPHTNMAKAALNMLTRTSAQEMFQKDQILMTAVDTGWITDERPHPDKVRLAEEGFHAPLDLVDGAARVYDPIVRGEAGEDLFGVFLKDYAPGNW; the protein is encoded by the coding sequence ATGACGATGACCGAAGACATCGAAGAGATCCGGACGTACGGCCCGGGCATCGACCCCGAGCGCCTGGCCGTCTGCCTCGCCGTGCTCGACGAGCTGGACAAGCTCGACGTCGACCACCCCGACGCCGTCACCGTACGCCGTGCCACCGCAGGTATCTACCGCACGGTCAAGCAGCGCCGCCGCCAGGACCGCCGCGCCGCCAAGACGGCCAACGACAAGGCCGTCACCGAGGCGACCGCGACCGGCTCCGCCGACCGCATCGATGACGAGACCCAGGGCAACGCCCTGAGCGCCGCGACCAAGGGCCCGGTCGCCGGAATACTCCAGCGCCCGCGCTCCTGCTACGTCTGCAAGACGCGCTACGTCGAGGTCGACGCCTTCTACCACCAGCTCTGCCAGGACTGCGCCGCCTTCAACCGCGCGCGCCGCGACGCCCGTACCGACCTCACCGGCCGCCGCGCCCTGCTCACCGGCGGCCGCGCCAAGATCGGCATGTACATCGCGCTGCGGCTGCTGCGCGACGGCGCCCACACCACCATCACCACCCGCTTCCCGAACGACGCGGTCCGCCGCTTCAAGGCGATGCCCGACAGCCACGAGTGGCTGCACCGCCTGAAGATCGTCGGCATCGACCTGCGCGACCCGGCCCAGGTCGTCGCGCTCGCCGATTCGGTCGCCGGCGAGGGTCCCCTCGACATCCTGATCAACAACGCCGCGCAGACCGTGCGCCGTTCCCCCGGCGCCTACAGCGAGCTGGTCGCCGCCGAGAACGCCCCGCTGCCCGCCGGTGAGCTGCCCGCCTCCGAGGTCATCGGCACCTTCGGCAGCGGAACCGTCGACCGGGTCGCCGCCCTGCCCACCGGCCAGGGCGAGAAGCTCACCGCCCAGGACGTGACCGAGCTGGCGCTGGTCTCCGGTTCGGCTTCACTGGAGCGGATCGCCGCCGGCACCGCGATCGACGCGGGCGGCCTGGTCCCCGACCTGCACGACACCAACAGCTGGATCCAGACGGTGTCCGAGGTGGACCCGATCGAGCTGCTCGAAGTCCAGCTGTGCAACTCCACCGCGCCGTTCATCCTGATCAGCAAGCTGCGCCCGGCCATGGCCGCGGCCGCCGCCGAGCGCCGCTACGTGGTCAACGTCTCCGCGATGGAAGGCGTCTTCAGCCGCGGCTACAAGGGCGCCGGCCACCCGCACACCAACATGGCGAAGGCCGCGCTGAACATGCTGACGCGCACCAGCGCCCAGGAGATGTTCCAGAAGGACCAGATCCTGATGACCGCGGTCGACACCGGCTGGATCACCGACGAGCGCCCGCACCCGGACAAGGTCCGGCTCGCGGAGGAGGGCTTCCACGCCCCGCTCGACCTGGTCGACGGCGCGGCCCGGGTCTACGACCCGATCGTCCGCGGCGAGGCCGGCGAGGACCTGTTCGGCGTCTTCCTCAAGGACTACGCGCCCGGCAACTGGTAG
- a CDS encoding HD domain-containing protein: MIGSVDELMELLRACRGAWDAPDRGGDPVDLHDHGLQTAALLRRSHPSDKELQVAGLVHDLGHLLRPGDFAGHAGLAAEALRPLLGDRVARLVRLHVPAQRHGEPGGRYEETGNRYEAPGAGPDAADAVTLRQADDAGKVVGLDAGVMEDWRPVLELVAAGAYYQLPGA; encoded by the coding sequence ATGATCGGCAGTGTCGACGAGCTGATGGAGCTGCTGCGCGCCTGCCGCGGGGCCTGGGACGCGCCCGACCGCGGCGGCGATCCGGTCGATCTGCACGATCACGGACTGCAGACGGCGGCGCTGCTGCGCCGCTCGCACCCCTCCGACAAGGAACTGCAGGTCGCGGGCCTGGTGCATGACCTCGGGCACCTGCTGCGCCCGGGGGACTTCGCCGGTCACGCCGGCCTCGCCGCCGAAGCCCTGCGGCCGCTGCTCGGCGACCGGGTGGCCCGGCTGGTACGGCTGCACGTCCCCGCGCAGCGGCACGGGGAGCCCGGGGGCCGGTACGAGGAGACCGGGAACCGGTACGAGGCACCCGGGGCCGGGCCGGACGCGGCGGACGCCGTCACGCTGCGGCAGGCCGACGACGCGGGCAAGGTCGTCGGCCTGGACGCCGGGGTGATGGAGGACTGGCGGCCGGTCCTGGAGCTGGTGGCCGCCGGGGCGTACTACCAGTTGCCGGGCGCGTAG
- a CDS encoding DUF6777 domain-containing protein encodes MTDLTDLTGRTHQTGLTHQTGGTDRHAPHPPPDPSPHRAPARPARRHAPAGAALLAALGLLAAACGGPANGSAAPAAAPESQDVQLLPVAAPGPDPFGASTATAESAPLQPPLPNATGEGIRTVGGATPGLYGGTQRLGSCDVERQVGHLTSDDAKAKAFAEASGIERPKIPEFLRGLTPMVLRADTRVTGHGFKDGRATGFQSVLQAGTAVLVDSHGMPRVRCACGNPLQSPRAANGAPVLKGDQWPGYDPHQVIVIEPTVQVIDSFVIANLGDNTWIERKTGDDGAQDKSPQVPPPFDPADGIAPAEPAGPADPAAPSQPCATRDPNSLARTDPPSTKPSGKPSTKPSGKPPAVPPPPVPGDCPPSGPATVPPPPRDTAPNTPNTPNRPDQPAPPTAPRPTAPPLAEPPPADVPPDLPPGPDGPSVSPYDPYGPLDPASPLPPGDRTDPTVPTDPPDPYAVPGQHFTPDPGYSLESV; translated from the coding sequence GTGACGGATCTGACGGATCTGACGGGCCGGACGCATCAGACGGGTCTGACGCATCAGACGGGTGGGACCGACCGGCACGCACCGCACCCTCCGCCGGACCCTTCGCCGCACCGGGCCCCCGCACGGCCGGCCCGCCGGCACGCCCCGGCGGGCGCCGCCCTCCTCGCCGCCCTCGGCCTGCTCGCCGCGGCCTGCGGCGGCCCCGCGAACGGCTCGGCCGCCCCCGCCGCCGCTCCCGAGAGCCAGGACGTCCAGCTCCTGCCGGTCGCCGCCCCGGGCCCCGACCCCTTCGGCGCCTCCACCGCGACGGCGGAGTCCGCACCGCTGCAACCACCCCTCCCCAACGCCACCGGCGAGGGCATCCGGACCGTCGGCGGCGCCACCCCCGGCCTCTACGGCGGCACCCAGCGGCTCGGCAGCTGCGACGTCGAACGCCAGGTCGGCCACCTCACCTCCGACGACGCCAAGGCGAAGGCCTTCGCCGAGGCCTCCGGCATCGAACGGCCGAAGATCCCCGAGTTCCTGCGCGGCCTGACCCCCATGGTGCTGCGCGCCGACACCCGGGTGACCGGCCACGGCTTCAAGGACGGCCGCGCCACCGGCTTCCAGTCGGTCCTCCAGGCCGGCACCGCCGTCCTCGTCGACAGCCACGGCATGCCCAGGGTCCGCTGCGCCTGCGGCAACCCGCTCCAGTCCCCGCGCGCCGCCAACGGCGCCCCCGTCCTCAAGGGCGACCAGTGGCCCGGCTACGACCCCCACCAGGTCATCGTCATCGAACCGACCGTCCAGGTCATCGACAGCTTCGTCATCGCGAACCTCGGCGACAACACCTGGATCGAGCGCAAGACCGGCGATGACGGGGCCCAGGACAAGAGCCCCCAGGTGCCGCCCCCCTTCGACCCGGCCGACGGGATCGCGCCCGCCGAGCCGGCGGGCCCGGCCGACCCCGCCGCACCGTCGCAGCCCTGCGCCACCCGGGACCCCAACAGCCTGGCCCGCACCGACCCTCCGTCGACGAAACCGTCCGGGAAGCCGTCGACGAAACCGTCCGGCAAGCCGCCCGCGGTGCCGCCGCCCCCCGTCCCGGGCGACTGCCCGCCCTCCGGGCCCGCCACGGTCCCGCCCCCGCCCCGGGACACCGCCCCGAACACCCCGAACACCCCGAACCGGCCCGACCAGCCCGCCCCGCCCACCGCGCCGCGGCCCACCGCTCCGCCGCTGGCCGAGCCCCCGCCCGCCGACGTCCCGCCGGACCTGCCGCCCGGTCCCGACGGGCCGAGCGTGAGCCCGTACGACCCCTACGGTCCCCTCGACCCCGCCAGCCCGCTGCCTCCCGGTGACCGCACGGACCCGACGGTCCCCACCGACCCCCCTGACCCCTACGCCGTCCCCGGGCAGCACTTCACCCCGGATCCGGGCTACTCCTTGGAGAGCGTCTGA
- a CDS encoding DUF1990 family protein, which translates to MTRIISEGAHRPRGAAERPGRVSYPDRGATRLRPLPAGYHHLEHRVRVGHGRAAFETAGAAVVTFRLHRATGMRIRAGHGVVRPGGRVEVGIGFGPLRIDAPCEVIWTAFEPGRVGFAYGTLDGHPECGEESFLVELAEDGSVWFSVTAFSRPAAWYTRLAGPLIPVLQLGYARLLGRTLRALVARG; encoded by the coding sequence ATGACCCGCATCATCAGCGAGGGCGCCCACCGGCCGCGGGGCGCGGCCGAACGGCCGGGCCGGGTCAGCTATCCCGACCGCGGGGCGACCCGGTTGCGGCCGCTGCCCGCCGGGTACCACCATCTGGAGCACCGGGTCCGGGTCGGCCACGGCCGGGCCGCCTTCGAGACGGCGGGCGCCGCCGTCGTCACCTTCCGCCTGCACCGCGCCACGGGGATGCGGATCCGGGCCGGGCACGGGGTCGTCCGGCCGGGCGGCCGGGTCGAGGTCGGCATCGGGTTCGGGCCGCTGCGGATCGACGCTCCGTGCGAGGTGATCTGGACGGCCTTCGAACCGGGCCGGGTGGGCTTCGCCTACGGAACCCTGGACGGGCATCCCGAATGCGGCGAGGAATCGTTCCTGGTGGAGCTGGCCGAGGACGGCTCGGTCTGGTTCTCGGTCACCGCCTTCAGCCGCCCGGCCGCCTGGTACACCCGGCTCGCCGGTCCGCTGATCCCGGTGCTCCAGCTCGGCTACGCCCGGCTGCTGGGCCGCACCCTGCGCGCCCTGGTGGCGCGCGGCTGA
- a CDS encoding transglycosylase family protein translates to MGVRGRHRRYQPSTINRASLVVTAGGAGIALPFIGAGAAHAATVDTWNKVAACESTNNWHINTGNGYYGGLQFSQSTWRAFGGTAYAARADLATRDQQIAVAEKVLGSQGPQAWPVCSKEAGLSRGGAKPAVTPLAQTPKTQAAQTPKTQVAQPSKTQAAQTPAPQTPAPQAPKPAGPTPTGTTVLPNPYVVAPGDSLSAIARGQHVEGGWQALYETNRATVGSDPDLIFPGQRLTLRITAAPVTPKPPVPPPPAATPAPAPTPTPKPTPSPEKPPRTADPVKPVEPAAAKPKPAPASGGFTAPVEAELGTAYHVAGSSWSSGYHTGVDFPVATGTSVKAVAPGEVVSAGWAGAYGYQVVIRHTDGRYSQYAHLSALGVKAGQQVSGGARIGRSGSTGNTTGPHLHFEIRTGPGYGTDIDPLAYLRGHGVSI, encoded by the coding sequence ATGGGCGTACGGGGCCGGCACCGCCGGTACCAGCCGAGCACCATCAACCGGGCCTCGCTGGTGGTGACCGCGGGCGGCGCCGGAATCGCGCTGCCCTTCATCGGCGCCGGCGCCGCCCACGCCGCCACCGTCGACACGTGGAACAAGGTCGCCGCCTGCGAGTCCACGAACAACTGGCACATCAACACCGGAAACGGCTACTACGGCGGGCTCCAGTTCAGCCAGAGCACCTGGCGGGCCTTCGGCGGTACGGCCTACGCCGCCCGGGCCGACCTGGCCACCAGGGACCAGCAGATCGCGGTCGCCGAGAAGGTGCTGGGCTCGCAGGGACCGCAGGCCTGGCCGGTCTGCTCCAAGGAGGCGGGCCTCAGCCGGGGCGGCGCGAAACCCGCGGTGACCCCCCTGGCGCAGACCCCGAAAACACAGGCCGCGCAGACGCCGAAGACGCAGGTCGCGCAGCCCTCGAAGACACAGGCCGCGCAGACCCCCGCGCCGCAGACCCCCGCGCCGCAGGCGCCCAAGCCCGCCGGGCCCACCCCGACGGGGACGACCGTCCTGCCCAACCCGTACGTCGTCGCGCCGGGCGACTCGCTCTCGGCGATCGCGCGGGGCCAGCACGTCGAAGGCGGCTGGCAGGCGCTCTACGAGACCAACCGGGCCACCGTCGGAAGCGATCCCGACCTGATCTTCCCGGGCCAGCGGCTCACCCTGCGGATCACCGCCGCGCCCGTCACGCCGAAGCCCCCGGTCCCGCCGCCGCCCGCGGCCACCCCGGCTCCCGCGCCCACACCCACGCCCAAACCCACTCCCTCGCCCGAGAAGCCGCCGCGCACCGCCGACCCGGTCAAGCCCGTCGAACCGGCGGCGGCCAAGCCGAAGCCCGCCCCGGCCTCGGGCGGATTCACCGCGCCCGTCGAAGCGGAACTGGGCACGGCCTACCACGTCGCGGGTTCCTCATGGTCCAGCGGCTACCACACGGGCGTCGACTTCCCGGTGGCGACCGGCACCTCCGTCAAGGCCGTCGCTCCCGGCGAGGTCGTTTCGGCGGGCTGGGCCGGCGCCTACGGCTACCAGGTCGTGATCCGGCACACCGACGGCCGGTACTCGCAGTACGCCCACCTGTCGGCCCTCGGGGTCAAAGCCGGTCAGCAGGTGAGCGGGGGAGCGCGGATCGGCCGCTCCGGCTCGACCGGCAACACCACCGGACCACACCTGCACTTCGAGATCCGGACGGGGCCCGGTTACGGCACCGACATCGACCCGCTCGCCTACCTGCGCGGGCACGGGGTCAGCATCTGA